A single genomic interval of Siphonobacter curvatus harbors:
- a CDS encoding NAD(P)-dependent alcohol dehydrogenase, giving the protein MKKVTYNHFGDESVLELVEQAVPSIENNQLLIRVKAVSINPLDWKVYGGEMKLMSGTRFPKSVGVDFSGIVEQAGSATTRFKVGEAVMGLLDVFKGGALADYIVVKETDIALKPASISFEQAAALPVTGLSALQIMDQLAGVRPKQEVLINGASGGIGVFAVQIAKKRGARVTAVVSTDAVTAATQWGADKVIDYTKQSINQLTQRFDVFIDLSTKLSLSEAKPLMKPKGAFVSTLPSPMTLLSSFVNNLISGKKHKILILKPTVEGFKALADLAEAGLQIELAKTYALSNVREAYKEARHQKRMGKSVIVLD; this is encoded by the coding sequence ATGAAAAAAGTAACCTACAACCATTTTGGCGATGAAAGCGTGCTTGAACTGGTAGAGCAAGCGGTGCCAAGTATTGAAAACAATCAATTGTTGATCCGGGTAAAAGCGGTTTCGATAAATCCGCTGGACTGGAAGGTGTACGGGGGAGAAATGAAATTGATGTCGGGTACCCGTTTCCCTAAATCAGTAGGTGTCGATTTCTCGGGAATTGTCGAACAAGCGGGTAGTGCCACTACTCGCTTCAAGGTGGGAGAAGCCGTCATGGGTTTACTGGACGTATTTAAAGGCGGAGCGTTAGCCGATTACATCGTCGTTAAAGAGACAGATATTGCTCTAAAACCGGCTTCTATCTCGTTCGAGCAAGCCGCTGCTTTGCCCGTAACTGGATTGTCCGCCCTGCAAATCATGGATCAGTTAGCCGGGGTAAGGCCGAAACAAGAAGTATTAATTAACGGTGCCAGCGGTGGAATCGGCGTATTTGCCGTACAGATTGCCAAAAAACGCGGGGCCCGTGTCACGGCCGTGGTAAGCACCGATGCCGTTACCGCAGCTACCCAATGGGGAGCGGATAAGGTCATCGACTATACAAAACAATCGATCAACCAGCTCACGCAACGCTTCGACGTCTTTATTGATCTATCCACTAAGCTATCCTTGAGCGAGGCCAAACCCTTGATGAAGCCTAAAGGGGCTTTCGTCAGTACGCTACCTTCGCCTATGACGCTTTTGTCCTCGTTTGTGAACAATCTCATTTCCGGTAAAAAGCATAAGATCTTGATTTTGAAACCAACGGTGGAAGGATTCAAAGCATTAGCGGATCTAGCCGAAGCAGGACTTCAGATTGAACTGGCGAAGACGTACGCCCTGAGTAACGTCAGAGAAGCCTACAAAGAAGCCCGTCACCAGAAGCGTATGGGCAAGTCAGTCATTGTTTTGGATTGA
- a CDS encoding LLM class flavin-dependent oxidoreductase: protein MLNNQTIAYSLLELALAPQGGTLKETLNNSLALAKEAEALNYTRYWFAEHHNADHIGSNAPAILIGYVAENTRTLRVGSGGIMLPNHSPLIVAEQFGTLAQLYPNRIDLGLGRAPGTDGQTAHAIRSDFMEAAQSFPQEVAKIQAYFSRENQGSKVRAPIAEGTEVPLYILGSSTDSAHLAAKKGLPYAFASHFASTHLLNALAIYRREFQPSPFLSQPYTIAGVNILIADTDEEAEKLFTTLIRMFLGVLTGAKDALQPPTEMTDELRQILKHPTLHQMLKYSFVGSKATVKRQLEAFLAETQVNELIAVSTTYAFEDRIKSIRGFAEVMKEINEKKKMESDVVLAS, encoded by the coding sequence ATGCTCAATAATCAAACAATAGCCTATTCCCTTTTAGAACTGGCCCTTGCTCCTCAGGGGGGCACACTTAAGGAAACCCTGAACAATTCGTTAGCCTTAGCTAAAGAAGCGGAGGCCTTAAACTATACCCGCTACTGGTTTGCTGAGCACCACAATGCGGACCACATCGGTAGCAATGCTCCTGCCATCCTGATTGGTTACGTAGCCGAAAATACGCGTACGTTGCGAGTCGGTTCGGGGGGGATTATGCTTCCTAATCATTCGCCTTTGATTGTGGCCGAACAGTTTGGTACCCTGGCTCAGCTGTACCCTAATCGTATTGATCTGGGTTTGGGCCGAGCCCCGGGTACGGATGGACAAACGGCTCATGCCATTCGATCTGATTTCATGGAGGCAGCCCAGTCATTTCCCCAGGAAGTAGCGAAAATACAAGCGTACTTTTCCCGAGAAAACCAAGGTTCGAAGGTACGGGCTCCCATTGCGGAAGGTACCGAGGTGCCCTTGTATATTTTGGGTTCCAGCACGGATAGTGCTCATTTGGCTGCGAAAAAAGGATTGCCGTACGCGTTTGCCAGTCACTTTGCTTCGACGCATTTGTTGAATGCCTTAGCGATCTACCGCCGGGAATTTCAACCTTCTCCGTTTTTAAGTCAACCGTATACGATTGCTGGCGTCAACATATTGATTGCCGATACGGATGAAGAGGCAGAGAAATTATTCACGACCCTCATCCGCATGTTTCTTGGCGTATTAACGGGAGCAAAGGATGCTTTACAACCGCCGACTGAGATGACGGACGAGTTGAGACAAATCCTGAAACATCCTACGTTGCATCAAATGCTGAAGTATTCTTTCGTGGGTAGTAAGGCAACAGTGAAAAGGCAGCTTGAGGCATTTTTAGCCGAAACACAGGTCAATGAGCTGATTGCCGTATCCACTACGTATGCTTTTGAAGACCGAATAAAATCAATCCGGGGTTTTGCCGAAGTGATGAAGGAAATCAATGAAAAGAAAAAGATGGAAAGTGATGTAGTACTGGCTTCTTAA
- a CDS encoding helix-turn-helix domain-containing protein, protein MLQLADKLGVSASDQLSELTSLEFQEMRVVDFLPEMMMMIRSLVSREGFTYERKPITIIEKGLLISFQNMFKHGQETVEDISTQLVQEKPHVRITPSRIASEVSFPKRSHIKQITILIEMNYLKQFLGKDQSKFSQLFEAENTFWIEEFMSPEIAVLVDEIVTAAPEGALLDAYYRLKSLNLLYFLFKNLAYRQASPYRSMSTAEVEAIYRVRNAMSASLDRALTIVELVKLSGMNELKLRKLFKQIFGKGLYDYFQHLRMQEAARLLKEERLSVSEAGYRLGFTNLSHFGRLFEECMGMKPKKWTSKN, encoded by the coding sequence ATGCTTCAGCTGGCAGATAAATTGGGAGTATCGGCCTCTGATCAGCTAAGCGAATTAACCTCTCTGGAGTTTCAGGAAATGAGAGTGGTCGACTTTCTGCCCGAAATGATGATGATGATCCGGTCGCTAGTTTCCAGGGAAGGATTTACGTACGAACGTAAGCCCATTACCATCATCGAAAAGGGGCTGTTAATTTCCTTTCAGAATATGTTCAAGCATGGACAAGAAACGGTAGAAGATATTAGCACGCAGTTAGTTCAGGAAAAGCCGCACGTGCGAATAACTCCTTCACGTATAGCTAGTGAAGTTAGCTTTCCCAAACGATCGCATATCAAGCAGATTACGATATTGATCGAGATGAATTACTTAAAACAGTTTCTTGGAAAAGATCAGTCCAAGTTTAGCCAGCTCTTTGAAGCAGAGAATACCTTTTGGATTGAAGAATTCATGTCACCCGAGATTGCCGTACTGGTAGATGAGATCGTTACGGCAGCTCCCGAAGGAGCACTCCTGGATGCCTATTATCGCCTGAAATCGCTAAATCTGCTTTATTTTCTGTTTAAAAATCTGGCTTACCGGCAAGCAAGTCCTTATCGGTCGATGAGTACGGCGGAAGTGGAGGCCATTTACCGGGTGAGGAATGCGATGAGTGCCTCACTAGATCGGGCGTTGACCATCGTTGAATTGGTTAAATTGAGTGGAATGAATGAATTGAAATTGCGTAAGCTTTTCAAGCAAATATTCGGCAAAGGCTTGTATGACTATTTTCAGCATCTGCGGATGCAGGAGGCCGCCCGCCTTTTGAAGGAGGAGCGACTTTCAGTATCCGAAGCGGGCTACCGTCTTGGGTTTACGAACCTGAGCCATTTCGGCAGGCTCTTTGAAGAATGCATGGGGATGAAGCCTAAGAAATGGACGAGTAAAAACTAA
- a CDS encoding MarR family winged helix-turn-helix transcriptional regulator: MAQKIEFHFKKPEDSPGYLLGQLTLLWQRKQKRILDPLDLTHTQFALLCAIAWLSRESDQVTQIDIAHQSNADRMMVSKVLRTLEEKKFITRQEHPTDTRAKTIKLTPDGETVLQKAIISVETADLEFFQQLGIELTTFNATMAALIEQNAKDL; this comes from the coding sequence ATGGCCCAAAAAATAGAATTCCATTTTAAAAAGCCCGAAGATAGTCCGGGTTATCTGCTGGGGCAACTGACCCTCTTGTGGCAGCGGAAACAAAAGCGGATCTTAGATCCCTTGGACTTGACGCATACGCAGTTCGCATTGCTTTGTGCAATAGCCTGGCTATCCAGAGAAAGTGATCAGGTGACGCAGATCGATATAGCCCATCAGAGCAATGCCGATCGGATGATGGTATCCAAAGTACTCAGAACCCTGGAAGAGAAGAAATTCATTACGCGTCAGGAGCACCCGACCGATACCCGGGCGAAGACCATCAAACTAACGCCGGATGGAGAAACAGTACTGCAAAAAGCCATCATTAGTGTGGAAACGGCTGATTTAGAATTTTTTCAGCAGTTGGGAATTGAGCTAACCACCTTTAATGCAACCATGGCGGCATTGATCGAACAGAACGCGAAAGACTTATAA
- a CDS encoding FAD-dependent monooxygenase: protein MKKRIIISGGGIAGLTAAIFLQKQGHEITVLERAKAFTNAGYLLSLKNFGVKIMEELHLAGPLRQAATPSDFMDFVDGQGNLIRRISYQKMSEGMEPSITLTRGDLHHEIYQAIQDKVNMRMGTCIDSVDQDAHQVRVTLSTTEILEADALIIAEGLRSTTREKCFKDSQLEDFNVFYVGGRLAKNHSYQVGSFRSFIDVHKMLSIYPISRDEVAIQCYIHQTQEVTTLRQNAKQLLQQSFQNYSTEVQTLMAELLESGLVFADKMGMVLAPNLVQGRVLLLGDAGYCPTALSGMGASLSIYGAKALAHFLADSPNDLLRAFSNYNAVMQPIAKKFQSNARNNAASFLPENELNLQAFTSSFKNASEAEAHHRLTDQIILTKDQLQFVLD from the coding sequence ATGAAAAAGCGAATTATTATTTCAGGCGGAGGCATAGCAGGACTCACCGCCGCCATTTTTCTTCAAAAACAGGGTCACGAAATAACCGTTTTAGAACGGGCCAAGGCCTTTACGAATGCGGGCTACCTGCTCTCCCTCAAGAACTTCGGAGTGAAAATTATGGAGGAGCTTCACTTGGCCGGGCCCTTACGTCAAGCAGCAACGCCCTCTGACTTCATGGACTTTGTGGATGGTCAGGGAAACCTTATTCGGCGTATTAGTTACCAAAAAATGAGTGAAGGCATGGAGCCATCCATCACCCTCACCCGGGGTGACCTTCACCACGAAATTTATCAGGCCATACAGGACAAAGTCAATATGCGGATGGGTACCTGCATTGACTCCGTAGACCAAGACGCCCATCAAGTCAGGGTTACGTTAAGTACTACAGAAATCCTGGAAGCAGATGCTCTCATCATTGCTGAAGGCCTACGATCTACTACCCGCGAAAAGTGCTTTAAAGACAGCCAGCTAGAAGATTTTAACGTCTTTTACGTGGGAGGCCGGTTAGCTAAAAACCATTCGTATCAGGTCGGTTCCTTTAGATCCTTCATTGATGTCCACAAGATGCTTTCCATCTATCCCATCAGTAGGGATGAAGTGGCGATCCAATGCTATATTCATCAAACCCAGGAGGTTACTACCCTGCGGCAAAATGCCAAGCAGCTGTTGCAGCAATCATTCCAAAACTACTCGACAGAAGTACAGACTTTGATGGCTGAATTACTCGAAAGCGGATTGGTCTTTGCCGACAAAATGGGGATGGTTCTCGCTCCTAACCTCGTTCAGGGAAGAGTCCTCTTATTGGGTGATGCGGGCTACTGCCCTACGGCTCTATCCGGTATGGGAGCTTCCTTATCCATTTACGGGGCAAAAGCGTTGGCACATTTCTTGGCCGATTCCCCCAACGATCTCTTGCGAGCATTTTCGAATTACAATGCGGTTATGCAGCCCATCGCTAAGAAATTTCAAAGCAATGCCCGAAATAATGCCGCCTCTTTTCTACCAGAAAACGAATTGAATCTACAGGCTTTCACCTCTTCTTTCAAGAACGCTTCCGAAGCTGAGGCTCACCATCGGTTGACGGATCAAATCATTCTTACGAAGGATCAACTGCAATTTGTCCTTGATTAA
- a CDS encoding winged helix-turn-helix transcriptional regulator, with product MYERKLPVEIECGLHLFMEVLNGKWKIKLLWCIHSGIQRPGELQRKIAKASRRLLDSQLSQLVEHGILIKTTFDEKPSRVEYTLTPLGESLIPVIESTARWGEAHREVLEPLVTKEQSAG from the coding sequence ATGTACGAACGAAAACTACCCGTTGAAATCGAATGCGGTCTGCACCTGTTCATGGAAGTACTGAACGGCAAATGGAAGATTAAACTCCTTTGGTGCATTCATTCAGGCATTCAGCGACCAGGCGAATTGCAACGCAAAATTGCCAAAGCGTCCCGGCGATTGTTGGATAGCCAGTTAAGCCAGTTAGTAGAACATGGAATCCTGATCAAAACTACGTTTGATGAAAAACCTTCAAGGGTAGAGTATACGCTCACGCCCTTAGGTGAATCCTTGATCCCCGTCATTGAATCGACAGCGAGATGGGGAGAAGCTCATCGGGAAGTATTAGAACCCTTGGTTACTAAAGAGCAATCGGCAGGTTAA
- a CDS encoding VOC family protein, with protein MRRLEFASLQVTNLEVSKDFYTTKLGFEEAGIPNPQACVFKYKQGEASFAIRTPIGNLEGKELGIGTSLWFAIDEEIEDLQAELVAKQVTLVGPIQVTPFGKILIAKDPDGYSITFLKAH; from the coding sequence ATGAGAAGACTAGAATTTGCCTCCCTTCAAGTTACAAATCTTGAAGTTTCGAAAGACTTTTACACGACCAAACTCGGGTTCGAGGAAGCAGGTATTCCCAACCCACAAGCCTGTGTTTTTAAGTACAAGCAGGGTGAGGCCAGTTTCGCCATCCGAACGCCCATTGGTAACTTGGAAGGAAAAGAATTGGGCATTGGTACCTCACTCTGGTTCGCTATCGATGAAGAAATAGAGGATTTGCAGGCTGAGTTAGTAGCCAAGCAGGTAACGCTAGTAGGACCGATTCAGGTAACACCTTTCGGGAAAATCCTTATTGCCAAAGATCCTGACGGATACAGCATCACCTTTTTAAAGGCCCACTAG
- a CDS encoding helix-turn-helix domain-containing protein → MLIHYSDHAPSERLQDFVFTFWKTQNTSGTHSQYTIFPDAGIEWICSILPNQPPRIDIFGLSTHGLEITIPDQAVLFGVRFKLLAVEYLLKTTLPANSSQELDHPERFELSAQTSLDDFVEIMSVQLQEQLHSLNIDPRKQKLLDWVYRSKGAISVHQLALETGWAARQINRYFTATFGLPLKEYLEQLAFFSSLPQIGAGDFYPQGYYYDQSHFIRQTKKHTGNTPKQLYQQRNVRFVQLGDDYNE, encoded by the coding sequence ATGCTCATTCACTATTCAGATCATGCCCCCAGCGAACGGCTTCAAGATTTTGTCTTTACCTTCTGGAAGACCCAGAATACGAGCGGCACCCATAGCCAGTATACGATTTTTCCTGATGCAGGTATTGAATGGATTTGCTCTATTCTTCCTAACCAACCACCGCGGATAGACATTTTTGGCTTATCAACCCACGGACTGGAAATAACGATTCCTGATCAGGCAGTCTTGTTTGGCGTTCGTTTTAAACTGTTAGCCGTTGAGTATCTACTCAAAACCACACTACCAGCTAATTCCAGCCAAGAACTCGATCATCCAGAGAGGTTTGAATTGTCTGCTCAAACCTCTCTGGATGATTTTGTTGAAATTATGAGTGTACAGCTTCAGGAGCAACTCCATTCACTGAACATCGACCCTAGGAAACAGAAGCTGTTAGATTGGGTCTATCGCTCGAAGGGAGCCATATCGGTGCATCAGTTGGCCCTCGAAACGGGTTGGGCTGCTCGACAAATCAATCGGTACTTCACCGCAACGTTTGGACTACCGCTCAAGGAGTATTTAGAACAACTTGCCTTTTTTTCTTCCTTACCTCAAATTGGAGCAGGTGATTTCTACCCACAAGGGTATTACTATGATCAATCCCATTTTATCAGACAAACAAAAAAGCATACGGGTAATACGCCTAAGCAGCTCTACCAACAACGAAATGTCCGATTTGTCCAGTTGGGGGATGATTACAACGAATGA
- a CDS encoding alkene reductase, whose translation MKIVLTPFSKGGLQLKNHVVMAPMTRSRALNNLPNALMATYYKQRSEAGLIITEGTSPSPEGLGYSRIPGIFSEAQVEGWRAVTRGVHEGGSKIFLQLMHTGRIAHIANLPEGYQPVGLSTIQAVGEIFTDAEGMQEYSVPVALDIAGINRVIHDFVKAAQNAIQAGFDGVELHGANGYLLEQSLHPQVNNRTDAYGGSIENRSRLTLEIAEKIVAAIGPEKVGIRISPYSQLSDMPPYDEFEVHQTYAYLSSELNRLDIAYIHVSDNPAIPQKTHQAIREAFSNTLFIVTD comes from the coding sequence AGTACTAACACCTTTTTCAAAAGGCGGACTACAATTGAAAAACCATGTGGTCATGGCCCCGATGACTCGCAGCCGAGCCCTGAACAATCTCCCAAATGCCCTCATGGCCACCTATTATAAGCAGCGTTCCGAAGCCGGCCTGATCATTACCGAAGGGACTTCACCCAGTCCGGAGGGTTTGGGTTATTCACGCATTCCGGGTATTTTTTCCGAGGCACAGGTAGAGGGCTGGCGGGCGGTAACCCGGGGCGTCCACGAAGGGGGATCTAAGATCTTTCTACAGTTAATGCATACCGGAAGGATCGCCCATATCGCTAATCTACCGGAAGGCTATCAGCCCGTGGGCCTTTCGACGATTCAGGCGGTTGGCGAAATCTTTACTGATGCAGAGGGCATGCAGGAATATTCCGTACCCGTAGCTCTGGATATAGCGGGCATCAACCGCGTAATACATGACTTCGTAAAAGCTGCACAAAATGCCATCCAGGCGGGTTTTGACGGAGTTGAATTGCACGGTGCTAATGGCTATCTGTTGGAACAATCGCTACATCCTCAAGTCAATAACCGTACGGATGCGTATGGGGGAAGTATCGAAAACCGCAGCCGTTTGACTCTAGAGATTGCCGAAAAGATTGTGGCTGCCATTGGTCCGGAGAAGGTAGGTATACGCATCTCTCCGTACTCTCAGTTAAGTGACATGCCTCCTTACGACGAATTCGAAGTACACCAAACCTACGCGTACCTGAGTAGTGAATTGAATCGCTTGGACATTGCGTACATCCACGTTTCCGATAATCCCGCCATACCTCAAAAAACGCACCAGGCAATCCGAGAGGCCTTTTCCAATACGCTATTTATTGTAACGGATTAA
- a CDS encoding VOC family protein, which produces MKLNHINIVVTDVPQAIHLFENQLGFKCIVNRKDRMAVLTNTDEFALVLWSAQLNKEQTVHYPENFHIGFYQPDREAVIAIYEKLQGEAVTFESEPKQIRNTFGFYFHFDHLMIEISVIPASFE; this is translated from the coding sequence ATGAAACTCAATCACATTAATATCGTCGTTACGGACGTTCCTCAAGCAATCCACTTGTTCGAAAACCAGTTAGGGTTTAAATGCATTGTCAATCGAAAAGATAGAATGGCTGTTTTAACCAATACGGATGAATTTGCCTTAGTCTTATGGTCCGCACAACTGAATAAGGAGCAGACCGTACACTACCCCGAAAATTTCCATATTGGTTTTTATCAACCTGACCGCGAAGCCGTAATAGCTATTTATGAAAAACTTCAGGGCGAAGCGGTGACGTTTGAGAGTGAGCCAAAGCAAATAAGAAACACCTTCGGTTTTTATTTTCATTTTGACCATTTGATGATCGAAATTAGCGTCATTCCTGCCTCATTTGAGTAG
- a CDS encoding winged helix-turn-helix transcriptional regulator has product MAPTKKDYCNCLETIKPVRDTLDVINGKWKLPIIISVSVGNDRFTDIQNSVPGITPKVLAKELKELEEHKLIKRTIIEGYPVKISYQAEVYADTLTPIIHALKEWGLNHRRKIMQKDR; this is encoded by the coding sequence ATGGCCCCTACGAAGAAAGATTATTGTAATTGTCTGGAGACTATAAAGCCCGTTCGGGATACACTGGACGTCATTAATGGTAAGTGGAAACTGCCCATTATTATCTCGGTTTCGGTTGGTAATGATCGATTCACGGACATTCAGAACAGTGTTCCGGGCATCACGCCTAAGGTATTAGCCAAGGAATTGAAAGAATTAGAAGAGCACAAACTCATTAAACGAACCATCATTGAGGGGTATCCGGTTAAGATCTCTTATCAGGCCGAAGTTTACGCCGATACGCTAACGCCCATTATTCACGCGTTAAAGGAATGGGGACTCAACCACCGGAGAAAGATTATGCAGAAAGATCGTTAA